gacggtcattactgtgagtggggggctgacggtcattactgggagtggggggctgacggtcattactgtgagtggggggctgacggtcattactgtgagtggggggctgacggtaattactgtgagtggggggctgacggtcattactgggagtggggggctgacggtcattactgggagtggggggctgacggtcattactggagtgggggggctgacggtcattactgggagtgggggggctgacggtcattactgggagtgggggtgctgacggtcattactgggagtgggggggctgacggtctttactgggagtgggggggctgacggtcattactgggagtgggggggggctgacggtcagtactgggagtggggggctgacggtcattactgggagtgaggggctgacggtcattactgggagtgggggctgacggtcattactgtgagtggggggctgacggtcattactgtgagtggggggctgacggtcattactgtgagtggggggctgacggtcattactgggagtggggagctgacggtcattactgtgagtggggggctgacggtcattactgtgagtggggggctgacgttcattactgggagtggggggctgacggtcattactgggagtggggggctgacggtcattactgtgagtggggggctgacggtcattactgtgagtggggggctgacggtcattactgtgagtggggggctgacggtcattactgtgagtggggggctgacggtcattactgtgagtggggggctgacggtcattactgtgagtggggggctgacggtcattactgtgagtggggggctgacggtcattactgggagtggggggctgacggttattactgtgagtggggggctgacggtcttcaagtggtttcctcctctgacctcccattgaaattaatgggaggcagaaaaaaactgcggcgctcgtttggtgcttttttgtctgcggtttttgcattcgcttcaacggcttaaaaaaaatgtgggaaaaaaataaataaaaaaaagtcaaacagcgctgtcaattaaaaatctgcctcaaaattcgtaaatgaatttcgaggcagacttttagtttctgccttacaaaaaaacgttgtgtgaacataacctaagagtgtactgcttgtttttcgcaattttttgtcgttttgtaaacaatttttggtaggggtgccctgagaattattttttttccctggggtgcctcgagcctgaaaaggttgggaaactctgatgtATACAGTCGTCCTGGTGTATCTGGCAGTTTTCTAGAGTTCAGTGTATAATCATTGATAGATACGGTGACGCTGACATCACGCCGGGCAGCACGTCCGTCCTCATGAattatacaggatacagacaATATTATTAAAGAGGAGCCGTCACTTCTCCTGAAATGTATGTATTAATAGATAACTTGGTGTTGCCATTCTCCTCATCAAAggtcgtgtccctacagtctctctgtcagcactgattggacgttgtcagtttgtgtagggacacacccccaactggtaacacacagctgtcaattcttacatttccaggaggaataacagagaaacggcacaaaGCAGAGAGTCCTAAGAAAAGTTGCGCACTCGACTGAATGTTTCTTCTCCTCGTCTATTGTGTGtgttgattttatacattttcgctgctgcgtgtctagagatcatatggattattagatgttttatttctgtatatttgtactgcattgttgcagctcatcgtcctccagctgcggcctttcatttccatgacgactgctccacttttcctttgctccagttttaaatttcccacctttgtctggattacggattctctgtaaggttctgtgcacacgacctattttcaggcgttttacgcctcgaatcacgcctgaaaagacggctccattacgtctgcaaacatctgcccattgcttgcgggatctgctgcgggtagctcttctgttgccgcattattaaatagatcattgatgtcgctgttctggtaattgatgccacgaggatctattgtattcattgatgcagcgtgcgttaattactgacatccggcaatctcatatcttcaccgtcaatgtcatcactttcttgtcacttgcattggtggcatcagtcagtataaaaccgctcagtttatcctacgtcacctgtgattctgctgaattgtcaccgtctcttatctgcttaactgattgtatgactctcagcagcgttttacatcatcatgaaaccaccccagaaaagctcgtcccgcaggaagtcggcgcagccgcagaagaaacctgcagctcctcctcaatctccgccaagtaagagaaagttgcaccttgatcatcttatcactctcattatatattttattttaaaaatgaattccagataacctcgggtcgtgtaatactagattgtaatccgtttctcagctttatatcttagagggttcgtttctatgcaggtaaaaatctgttacatacagaaatttctgtagcacaaggccgcaactagggggagcaaactgaggactgatttatataggcacaacaggagctgtatgcatgtgcacaatcgtctccccctagtggtggttgcaggaagcacgttactatatggccctgggaagggaatctgagaacacatctcacacccatgaagatatattatgaaatgagggatctaagaatttccaacctgcagtccgaccgctctattcattccctatgggatcgccggaaatagtcaagtttgactgctccttgcccaattatgcactctgccgtgagcggctccgcgcaggcaggcgcgatgttgtgacgtcaatttctgagccttttttctactccgtttatgcagcgtgtggatgagacgtgttttatctcatccactttgctgctactgtattatgctgccgatttttccgcattataatacaggtatatgCCGTATTTACgtaatgtgtgaactgactctaacccctccacccacccccccccccgccagtcccagcaaaaatgttcttgcatcaaaccggtcctcgtgcaaaataggttggggaccactgccatagagaatgacttgagtgaccaccactctgggacccgcactcttgttaacaacccgcagcgatccggcatttatcacctatcttgtggataggtgaaaaattattttcgtggtacaacccctttaatcaggtatcaataggacttgatggaccccaaattatcagtcatagaaaagtatttaaaatttgaacgtccacatttatatcattttttggtccaacattctgtgctgattaatttcttaatgtcgTTTTACAGCAGTTGGAGCACAGTTTTCTGAAACGGAGCTCTAAATCTCCTGCGTAGACAGTTACATGGTATAATTttgtctccctgcagccaccactagagggagctcactgcatactgttttgttaccaagttcaatgtacaaccatatacaatgagctccctctagtggtggctgcaggtagcatgttatgttttaaatctgtttacctgatgttccttgggggacattaaggtaataggccatgttcacacagggcagatacgcggcgtaaaagtacacagcgtattggccctgggcaccggaggtaattctggctgaaaaattgcagtttttcggctggaatgtccatagaaggtagaaaaaaacccatacttacccgtagccatggtgacgtgtccctctgatgttctgcagcagtcatatgggatgagacatcatccctggaggccgggttgaacgcaggagcagagagatctgggtaagtttggcggtttttttccgctgcgtctggatgagatttgtttgaatctcctccactcttctgcttctgtattacgctgtggagtttccgcaatgaaatcggttgcagaaaatccgccgtgtttacgctacgtgtgaacccggccagacagtgaatttccatgtagcgggagattcattttcagctatgattatggatttctttcttacaggtagtggggaaacaagtcacagaccgagcacacaacgaagaagacgctaccgcccaggagcccgtgcactgatggaaataagaaagtaccaaaaatcaaccaatctgctcattcagaaaaccccgtttttccgcctggtgagtggatgtgtcctctgcggctgctcctctttattgtcagtgatattccccttttattcttgcaggtgagagagatctgcctgaagtattcccgcggcgtgttttactactggcaaagcaccgcacttatggcgctacaagaggtcagtatctcatacaatgcactgtccatgtaacgcatgggtcaaccagagagggagctgctctttgcagtgattcactactcagcccccgccccctctaacacatccatatgccctagcgggacatttgcataggggttgtgatgcattgtgggagttccagaggccagacccccccaccatcactctagctaacagctcataaaagtgaaatctgatcagtccttcgagctgtgtagtaaattataccgggagtgctgtcactttaagagggactaatgctcttctgtatccacagtcagctgaggacttcctcgtgagtctctttgaagattcttacctcttcagtcaccaggccaataggggcactctctttgtgaaggacatgcagctcgcacggagaatccgaggcatcccgtatgaactgtgataacgctgccgttttatctctcaagatttgatgaagaatgatcacgtgtaaatagttttatattaatggagaaaatctattgggaaatacaagttttaccattgcataaaagatccagtttggaagagtaaaccggctttagcgccccctcctgacactggttacagtggagtttttttctttgttttatctgttcatgggaaagttgttacaaccaatatggctgccgctgCAGTTTGCAGGGTGGTAGTGCAGTAGTTTTTCTGTCCAGCTATGTAATGGGTTATAGGGGTCCAGGATGTAGCACAGAAAATGACCACAAGGCGGCACTGCTGGACAAAACCGCTAACAAAGACGCTGGACACAACCGCTAATGAAACCTGATCTGGCCGACCTTCTATATGTTCTGCTGAGTTTATGATCCGCTTCCTGTTTTTATTCTGTgaagatttgttaattttttcaaataaaaaaaaaatgtatattataactttgatcttcatcattttagactaatcttcataagggcttggatatgatcaatgactccagcttcgctgtagttcaatactcttgctctgtcccacccccattctttacactgcagctatgcttgttcagagtgtttgctgtgtgggtgggtgtgtgggttgggtccagaattatttgggcagtgacacaatcttcatgatttgggttttgctgccaccacattggatttgaaatgaaacaactgagatgcaattgaagttgaaactttcaggtttatttcaaggggttaaacaaaaatctcctgtgaaaagtttaggaattgccaccatttttctacacaacctcctcatttcaggtgatcaaaagtgattggacaaattaacattaccataaatgttttttttaatactttgtagagaatcctttgcaggcaatgatggcctgaagtctggaacccatggacatcaccagacgctgggtttcctcctttgttttttttgttttttatatttcaaattttttattttcaagaaaagaaatggggatacagaaaaagaaaagggggtgacatgggtacagaaaaagcccatgagggccgatcatttcaacctatatttcaacaacaataagtaaatatgcaatcaaagtcctcccaacatagtaccatcaatacactacaagcattagtatagcaagacaggaatacCAGCATTACACCCTCATCCGCCCCTCCATCACCCACATCTCAGTCAATTCTTAGTAATGATTGATTCAAATAGGGAAGTAAACGAAGGGTAGAAGGacaaaaggaggggggggggtatagggaaaatcttaagagggagaaggggagatgttctcccctcactctctcccccccccccccacagcacatCACAGACCACAGGGAACTAAAGAGCTCCCTGGTTCTCCACTAATCAGTTCACCCATGGCCCTCTTGTATCTGTCCGACTTGCAGAAGTCAAACCAATAGAACCAGGTTTTCTGAAACTGCGTTGCTCGTTCGGGTGCGGAatggagcaactcctccattctccgaatttcgtgaatgcgctccagccattgtctagtcacaggaggctcagaggatctccaacccCCCGGAATACAAGCCTTAGCTGCATTCAGCAAATGTCTCACTAACATCTTCCTGTAGCGCCCCACAGGTATATCGTGgtggtgcagcaaaatccatgccggatcatctcccagcgagattcctgtgatctccagaatgatatcttgaacctctgaccaataggtgcgaaggttctcacagctccagaatatatgtaaaagcgttccctcttctctgccgcatctccaacataaaggagaaacatccgggaacattttatgtagcacatgtgggactctgtaccaacgggatagtattttaaaactggtttcctgataggcgttactaatagacgccttatgtgtgaggagcatgatcttttccctttgctcttgtgttagagtaatctgaagatctctttcccatttcgtaatatatggtgggatgaaatcctcagcaggagtgagcagcacgcagtaaagactggacagggcccgtctcacatgccccgtttgagaacacaaagtttcaaaggaagatagagctcggtcataggaagccggtgtaggtagtcttgacaagtaatgagtcaattgtaacgcctgccattgggacgcgtccgggagaccctctggctgggaaagctcttctccatgcagccatgcattgcccctataaaaatgacttactctaaaatgcccctgctgtacccatatcttaaaggtctgatctgacagacctgggccaaattccgggttacccaaaaccggagtgaggggtgataacagttgtgatattccctctctactccgcacctttctaaacacctgtaaagttggatatatggtaggatgatcacgaaattatttttttctatataatattgcttttagtatgtcattaaaataaattttatttatttgtgttgtactttttctttttctttttttctttcttttactctatgggggctgccattttttttttatctctgtatgtgtcgattaacgacgcatacagagatggaatacggcagctacagggcataggagtcaatgaaaacatgtgaaattattatttaatttttaatactttccaccatatggaagaaaaaaaaatacagcaaaaaacgtaaaaaatataatagcaataagtaacaacacttaaaaaaaaaaaggtttaattcgcgacacattccctttaaggcagtaGAATAGTCTAGTAAAGCTCTGTATATTGGCACACACCTCACAATCCATTACGGAcaataattgcagataaaaatactcatccattcatttctattgcaaatggacacctcctatatttacagggccacctgatcgcatcctgcaatattgacacagattaaagagaacctttaatctttaaagggaaggtgtcgcgcaaatattttttttttatgttattgcttttagtatgttattaaaataaattttatttatttgtgtttttgtgttgtacttttttattactattacttttacttcacttcactatgtgggctgcaattttattttcatctctgtatgtgtcgattaacgacacatacagagatggaatacggcacatacatccccatagagaatgcgaacgggagccgttccattcactatagcgtacgccgtctgtgtgggagcggcacatgcgccgctcccacacagtccaaaaggaaggtcttccgccgagcgacatccggcgccattttcatgtggaccggaagtcgcggccggacagtaagatgactacttccggtcgcggcttccgtccatatgttcagaagcaaggactaggagcggacggagcggcggcggcaggagcaggtaagttatgtttgtgtatgttcgtgttatactgagtatttaccactgtatctaatcctcctacactgtacattcgctcaaaaaatggcgacacacagtgtaggaggtttgaacattcaaccccctcctttctcctggcactagccaggataaatgaggggggattgtttgaggacgctaaagcgagtgtgtcttctccaattttgcagcataaagcaatgaggttgctttaccacatgccaatgctgcaattttgggatttgctccctctagtgaccagcacatggaaatgttataaattagaatctaatttataatatttcctgacttgtgaaaaaatgttaaaaaattagaacaatgtttaatcatttatatactaacagtttaactaaaaaaaaaaaaaaataatttttctagcgacacattccctttaagctaaagaaatgcagctcgatcgggttgagatctggtgactcggtcattgcagaatattccacttttttgccttatatactcctgggttgctttcgcagaatgttttgggtcattgtccatctgtcctgtgaagcgacgtccaatcacctgctgcatgtggttgaatctgagcagaaagtaaatccctgaacacttcagaattcatccggccgcttctgtcttcagtcacatcatcaacaaacactagtgacccagtgccaggcagccatgcatgcccatgccaccacactgcccccgccatgccaccacattgctacacatgctatac
This genomic stretch from Rhinoderma darwinii isolate aRhiDar2 chromosome 4, aRhiDar2.hap1, whole genome shotgun sequence harbors:
- the LOC142761199 gene encoding histone H3-like centromeric protein A, which translates into the protein MEIRKYQKSTNLLIQKTPFFRLVREICLKYSRGVFYYWQSTALMALQESAEDFLVSLFEDSYLFSHQANRGTLFVKDMQLARRIRGIPYEL